A genome region from Penicillium psychrofluorescens genome assembly, chromosome: 3 includes the following:
- a CDS encoding uncharacterized protein (ID:PFLUO_005228-T1.cds;~source:funannotate) has protein sequence MAINRPGIASMSLGRPWLHDLPGKLMQAAAHGFQGIELFFDDLDCYAVRTFSGDHLEAARRVRLMCERLGLSIICLQPFSLYEGLLDRAQSDRLVADKLPKWFRIARALGTDLIQVPSNFLGPDPQTGLPRTTGDRGVIVRDLQRLADLGAGAGFRFVYEALCFGDHVDTWEASWEIVRDVDRHNFGLCLDSFNLAGRVYADPASPSGRTPNAATDLAASLARLRTANIDPAKIFYVQLVDGERLSNPLDETHPFHVPGQPARMSWSRNARLFPFEEARGGYLPILDVARVFFEDLGFRGWVSLELFNRSLADPDPFVPADHARRGMESYQKMARVLRWEDHHQQQDGAPAREASSLVQHRL, from the coding sequence ATGGCCATCAACCGCCCCGGCATCGCCTCTATGTCCCTCGGCCGGCCATGGCTGCACGATCTCCCAGGCAAGCTGATGCAAGCAGCCGCACACGGATTTCAAGGGATCGAGCTCTTCTTCGATGACCTAGACTGCTACGCCGTCCGAACATTCAGTGGCGACCACCTCGAAGCCGCGCGGCGAGTGCGCCTGATGTGCGAGCGACTAGGACTGAGCATTATCTGCCTGCAGCCATTCTCCCTCTACGAGGGCCTGCTCGACCGTGCACAGTCCGACAGACTCGTTGCGGATAAATTGCCGAAATGGTTCCGGATCGCGCGCGCGCTGGGCACCGATCTTATCCAGGTTCCGTCGAATTTCCTCGGTCCGGATCCGCAGACGGGATTGCCGCGGACCACCGGTGATCGAGGCGTTATCGTGAGGGACTTGCAGCGCCTGGCGGATTTGGGCGCTGGTGCGGGCTTTCGCTTTGTCTATGAGGCGCTGTGCTTCGGTGACCACGTCGACACGTGGGAGGCATCGTGGGAGATCGTCCGTGATGTCGACCGACACAACTTCGGTCTGTGTCTCGACTCATTCAACCTCGCGGGCCGGGTCTACGCCGACCCGGCCTCACCTTCCGGCCGCACGCCCAACGCGGCCACAGACCTAGCCGCCTCACTGGCCCGTTTGAGGACCGCGAACATCGACCCAGCGAAGATCTTCTACGTGCAGCTCGTGGACGGCGAGCGCCTCTCCAACCCGCTGGACGAGACACACCCATTCCATGTCCCGGGCCAGCCGGCGCGCATGTCCTGGTCTCGCAACGCGCGtctcttccccttcgagGAGGCCCGCGGCGGCTACCTGCCCATCCTGGACGTCGCCCgcgtcttcttcgaggaCCTTGGATTCCGTGGTTGGGTGTCGCTGGAGCTGTTTAATCGCTCCCTCGCTGATCCGGACCCGTTCGTCCCTGCTGACCATGCTCGGCGGGGCATGGAGTCTTATCAGAAGATGGCCCGCGTCTTGCGCTGGGAggatcaccaccagcagcaggatggaGCGCCTGCTCGGGAGGCCTCGTCGCTCGTGCAGCACCGTCTGTAA
- a CDS encoding uncharacterized protein (ID:PFLUO_005229-T1.cds;~source:funannotate): protein MSLKVAIVGAGLIGPRHAQSVISNPSTELVALVDPAPSGNETAALLKTNYYPSVAALLTSPHRPDAAIVCTPNHTHVPIAKELLAGGVHVLLEKPVSDTLETGRSLMEFAQAPSRAHLKLLVGHHRRFNPYVRATKSVLDSGSLGRPIAINGLWTLHKPASYFAPPGDWRASRTRGGGVIPINLVHDIDLMHHFFGPIVRVQAERTLPQRPSPPHEADEGAALTLRFASGVVGTFLVCDATPSPHNFETGTGENPIIPKSTTGRDADFYRIFGSDASLSVPDLTRWSYDGSPEKSWAHPLTVDTIPLPDDAAPFDLQLAHFVDVVRGDAAPSCSGEEGLRALIVCEAVQRAMHSGQPVDIDVDLLSKSNQ, encoded by the coding sequence ATGTCTCTCAAAGTGGCTATCGTCGGCGCAGGACTGATCGGTCCCCGTCATGCACAATCAGTGATCTCCAACCCATCCACAGAGCTAGTTGCCCTCGTCGATCCAGCCCCCAGCGGCAACGAGACCGCCGCGCTGCTCAAGACGAACTACTACCCCTCCGTAGCCGCGCTCCTGACCTCCCCACACCGACCCGATGCCGCAATTGTATGCACGCCAAACCACACCCACGTCCCCATCGCAAAGGAACTGCTCGCAGGCGGGGTCCATGTTCTCCTCGAGAAACCCGTAAGCGACACGCTCGAGACCGGCCGGTCACTCATGGAGTTTGCACAAGCACCATCGCGTGCCCACCTCAAGCTCCTAGtcggccaccaccgccgcttCAACCCCTACGTGCGAGCCACCAAATCCGTCCTCGACAGCGGCTCCCTCGGCCGGCCCATTGCCATAAACGGCCTCTGGACGCTCCACAAACCAGCCTCCTACTTCGCTCCCCCAGGCGACTGGCGCGCTTCCCGCacccgcggcggcggcgtcatcCCCATCAACCTCGTGCACGACATCGACCTAATGCACCACTTCTTCGGACCGATCGTGCGCGTGCAAGCCGAGCGCACACTCCCCCAACGACCCAGTCCCCCGCACGAGGCCGACGAAGGCGCAGCGCTCACGCTGCGATTTGCTTCCGGCGTCGTGGGGACATTCCTAGTCTGCGACGCTACACCGTCGCCGCATAATTTTGAGACCGGCACGGGCGAGAACCCTATTATCCCGAAGTCGACGACGGGAAGGGACGCGGATTTCTATCGGATTTTTGGGTCCGATGCGTCGCTGAGCGTGCCTGATTTGACGCGCTGGAGCTATGATGGAAGCCCCGAGAAGAGCTGGGCTCATCCGCTTACCGTTGATACGATTCCGCTGCCGGATGATGCTGCCCCGTTTGATTTGCAGCTGGCTCATTTTGTGGATGTTGTGAGGGGGGATGCTGCGCCGAGCTGTTCGGGTGAAGAGGGGCTTCGTGCTTTGATTGTTTGTGAGGCAGTTCAGAGGGCTATGCATTCCGGTCAGCCGGTTGATATCGACGTGGACTTGTTGTCTAAGTCGAATCAGTAG
- a CDS encoding uncharacterized protein (ID:PFLUO_005230-T1.cds;~source:funannotate): MSILKLVEDRPTPKCVYNWRVYLLAAVASATSCMIGYDSAFIGTTISLTSFQNEFNFASMSKPQQDLLSANIVSCYQAGAFFGAFFAYPVGHFWGRKIGLLVSALVFILGAGLMLGANGDRGLGLIYGGRVLAGMAVGAGSNLTPIYISELAPPAIRGRLVGVYELGWQIGGLVGFWINDGVSTTMAPSHKQWIIPFAIQLIPAGLLVIGGVFIRESPRWLFSRGRREKAIKNLCWMRQLPQDDIYIIEEIGAIDQALEEQRSTIGIGFWKPFKAAGSNKRVMWRLFLGSMLFFWQNGSGINAINYYSPTVFEAIGVHGTNTDLFSTGLFGVVKTVITFVWLLYLIDHVGRRNLLMIGAVGGSICMWIVGAYIKVVEPEQNPTKHMSGGGIAAMFFFYLWTAFYTPTWNGTPWVLNSEMFDPNMRSLAQACAAGSNWLWNFLISRFTPQMFAKMGYGVFFFFASLMILSTVFVFFLIPETKGVPLESMDQLFQIKPVWRAHGQIVERLREEEELFRHEIEESGVAAAKIGDTQVEDAGKAEYA, translated from the exons ATGTCTATCCTGAAGCTGGTTGAGGACCGGCCGACGCCCAAGTGCGTCTACAACTGGCGCGTCTACCTCCTCGCGGCCGTGGCCTCTGCCACCTCGTGCATGATCGGCTACGACAGTGCCTTCATCGGCACAACCATCTCCCTGACCTCGTTCCAGAACGAGTTCAATTTTGCCTCCATGTCAAAGCCCCAGCAGGATCTGCTGAGCGCCAACATCGTCTCCTGCTACCAGGCCGGTGCTTTCTTTGGTGCCTTCTTCGCCTACCCCGTGGGTCACTTCTGGGGTCGCAAGATTGGTCTATTGGTTTCGGCGCTCGTCTTTATTCTAGGTGCTGGCCTAATGCTGGGTGCCAATGGCGACCGCGGACTGGGCTTGATCTACGGCGGACGAGTATTGGCTGGCATGGCTGTCGGCGCAGGCTCGAACTTGACTCCCATCTACATCTCCGAGCTGGCACCGCCGGCCATCCGTGGTCGATTAGTTGGTGTCTACGAACTGGGATGGCAGATTGGTGGTCTGGTAGGATTCTGGATTAAT GATGGTGTCtcaaccaccatggccccGAGCCACAAGCAGTGGATCATCCCGTTCGCGATCCAGCTCATCCCCGCTGGTCTCctggtcatcggcggcgTGTTCATTCGCGAATCGCCTCGTTGGCTGTTCTCGCGCGGCCGTCGCGAGAAAGCCATCAAAAACCTCTGCTGGATGCGCCAGCTGCCGCAAGATGACATCTacatcatcgaggagattggtGCGATCGACCAGGCCCTGGAGGAACAGCGCTCCACCATCGGCATCGGTTTCTGGAAGCCCTTCAAGGCTGCTGGCTCCAACAAGCGTGTCATGTGGCGTCTCTTCCTGGGCAGcatgctcttcttctggcaGAATGGCTCCGGTATTAACGCCATTAACTATTATTCCCCAACG GTTTTCGAAGCCATTGGTGTCCATGGCACAAACACCGACCTGTTCAGTACGGGTCTGTTCGGTGTCGTCAAGACGGTCATCACTTTCGTATGGCTCCTGTACCTGATCGATCACGTCGGTCGACGCAACCTTCTTATGATTGGCGCCGTTGGCGGCTCCATCTGCATGTGGATCGTCGGCGCATATATCAAGGTCGTGGAGCCGGAGCAGAATCCTACAAAACACATGAGTGGTGGTGGCATTGCcgccatgttcttcttctatctGTGGACGGCGTTCTACACCCCAACCTGGAACGGAACCCCCTGGGTTCTCAACTCC GAAATGTTCGACCCCAACATGCGTTCCCTGGCACAAGCCTGCGCCGCGGGCTCGAACTGGCTATGGAACTTCCTCATCTCACGCTTCACGCCGCAGATGTTCGCCAAGATGGGGTACGgggtctttttcttcttcgcatccCTGATGATCCTCTCCACGGTCTTCGTGTTCTTCCTCATTCCCGAGACCAAGGGTGTGCCGCTCGAGAGCATGGACCAGCTGTTTCAGATCAAGCCCGTGTGGCGTGCTCACGGCCAGATTGTTGAGAGgctgcgcgaggaggaagagctcTTCCGTCatgagattgaggagtcCGGTGTTGCGGCGGCCAAGATTGGGGATACCCAGGTGGAAGATGCCGGGAAGGCGGAGTATGCTTGA
- a CDS encoding uncharacterized protein (ID:PFLUO_005231-T1.cds;~source:funannotate): protein MAAPSVDATSLSFTSPPEEPITSPANLDGVAYLYGHPLLNSLSPPLHQTVYNALGLNWRQIPLSSVTGQSATYPPPYSRSPPIEKFLASIKANPKFVGSSVTMPHKVAIMPHLDDLTEHARQAGACNTIFLRTDPTTGQKSYVGTNTDCDGIREALVQNAPNPSRFRGRPALIIGGGGTARTAIYVLRRWLGASRIYIVNRDAVEVATILEEDRRRNPDPNALAPIIHVTDPAEAARLESPAAIVSGIPNYPPQTPEELNARAIIQAFLGTAATAESQQGVILEMCYHPVPWTEIAQLASAGGWKVILGSEALIWQGLEQAQLWTGEDVVGTPGLVQQVKDVVTKSVAERASNKSSL from the coding sequence atggctgctCCGTCCGTCGATGCcacctccctctccttcacctctccGCCAGAGGAGCCGATCACCAGCCCAGCCAACCTCGACGGCGTGGCTTATCTATACGGGCACCCCCTCCTCAATTCCCTCTCGCCGCCACTACACCAGACCGTGTACAATGCCCTAGGCCTGAACTGGAGACAGATCCCGCTGTCCAGCGTGACAGGCCAGTCAGCGACCTATCCGCCGCCGTACTCGCGGTCACCACCAATCGAGAAATTCCTCGCCTCGATCAAAGCCAACCCCAAGTTCGTGGGCTCCTCGGTAACAATGCCGCACAAGGTGGCAATCATGCCGCATCTGGATGACCTGACCGAGCACGCCCGGCAAGCCGGCGCCTGCAACACCATCTTCCTGCGCACCGACCCGACCACTGGCCAGAAGTCCTACGTCGGCACCAACACCGACTGCGACGGCATCCGCGAGGCCCTGGTGCAGAACGCCCCGAACCCATCCCGCTTCCGTGGCCGCCCGGctctcatcatcggcggcggcggcacggCTCGCACGGCCATCTATGTTCTGCGCCGCTGGCTCGGTGCGAGCCGCATTTATATCGTGAATCGGGATGCTGTCGAGGTGGCTACGATCCTCGAAGAGGACCGCCGTCGCAACCCGGACCCGAACGCCCTCGCGCCTATTATCCATGTCACGGACCCCGCCGAGGCAGCTCGTCTGGAGTCGCCGGCTGCGATTGTGTCGGGCATCCCTAACTACCCGCCTCAGACCCCTGAGGAGCTCAATGCTCGTGCGATCATCCAGGCTTTCCTGGGCACAGCTGCTACTGCCGAGTCGCAGCAGGGCGTCATTCTGGAAATGTGCTACCACCCCGTTCCCTGGACGGAGATCGCTCAATTGGCTTCTGCTGGCGGGTGGAAGGTGATTCTCGGCTCGGAAGCCTTGATCTGGCAAGGGTTGGAACAGGCACAGCTGTGGACCGGTGAGGACGTGGTCGGCACGCCGGGCCTGGTGCAGCAGGTGAAGGATGTGGTGACCAAGTCGGTGGCCGAGCGGGCATCCAACAAATCCAGCCTGTGA
- a CDS encoding uncharacterized protein (ID:PFLUO_005232-T1.cds;~source:funannotate) yields MTIENLPQEDLDAIYAFAVDLGRKAGRLLMDRVEQRISGAAAQEFEEKENAVDIVTQTDEDVEVFIRNAIQRQYPSHQYVCTFLHMILGGKLIHDDRFLGEETYAKGQSRDYLIDEQPTWCIDPLDGTVNYTHLFPMFCVSIGFIVAHRPVLGVIYAPFQDQLFSACSGRGAWLNETRRLPLIQNPSIPPMPPNAPAQCILSCEWGKDRRDIPDGNMHRKIESFVNLAAELGSRGGKGGMVHGVRSLGSATLDLAYTAMGAFDIWWEGGCWEWDVAAGIAILLEAGGLVTTANPPEDPETAPIEDVRLGSRLYLAIRPAGPSATETGRQSQERTVRQVWRRVRQLEYARPGA; encoded by the exons ATGACCATCGAAAACCTTCCCCAAGAGGACCTCGATGCGATATACGCCTTCGCCGTGGACCTCGGCCGCAAAGCCGGCAGACTGCTTATGGACCGCGTCGAGCAGCGCATCTCCGGCGCAGCGGCACAAGAAttcgaggagaaggagaatgcGGTTGACATTGTGACGCAGACAGATGAAG ACGTGGAAGTATTCATTCGCAATGCGATTCAGAGACAGTACCCGTCCCACCAGTATGTTTGCACGTTTTTACACATGATTCTCGGAGGGAAGCTGATTCATGACGATAGATTCCTCGGCGAAGAAACCTACGCCAAGGGCCAGTCGCGCGACTACCTGATTGACGAACAGCCGACATGGTGCATCGATCCATTAGACG GAACCGTAAACTATACCCACCTCTTCCCAATGTTCTGCGTCTCGATCGGGTTCATCGTAGCCCACCGCCCCGTGCTAGGGGTCATCTACGCCCCCTTCCAAGACCAGCTCTTCTCAGCCTGCAGCGGTCGTGGCGCCTGGCTCAACGAGACACGCCGGCTCCCGTTGATCCAGAATCCATCAATCCCACCCATGCCGCCCAATGCGCCCGCGCAGTGTATCCTGTCTTGTGAGTGGGGCAAGGATCGGCGCGATATCCCGGACGGGAATATGCATCGCAAGATCGAGAGCTTTGTCAATCTTGCCGCGGAGTTGGGCAGTCGCGGTGGGAAGGGAGGCATGGTGCATGGGGTTAGGAGTTTGGGGAGCGCCACTTTGGATTTAGCATATACGGCTATGGGGGCCTTTGATATTTGGTGGGAGGGGGGCTGTTGGGAGTG GGATGTTGCGGCTGGCATTGCCATTCTGCTGGAAGCTGGCGGGCTGGTGACGACTGCGAATCCGCCAGAGGATCCTGAGACGGCGCCGATTGAGGATGTGAGACTGGGGAGTCGGCTGTATCTGGCTATTCG ACCGGCTGGCCCTTCTGCTACAGAAACAGGCCGCCAGTCGCAGGAGCGGACTGTCCGACAAGTCTGGCGGCGGGTTCGCCAGCTCGAATACGCGCGGCCGGGAGCATGA
- a CDS encoding uncharacterized protein (ID:PFLUO_005233-T1.cds;~source:funannotate) encodes MVKSILLLNGPNLNLLGTREPHIYGHTTLPDVENTCREVAASHNATLESFQSNHEGALVDRIQAARGKVDGIIINPGAYTHTSVAIRDALLGVGIPFIELHVSNVHAREPWRHHSYFSDKAAGIIVGLGVYGYKVAVEHVALNFEERGEKASL; translated from the coding sequence ATGGTCAAATcaatcctcctcctcaatggGCCCAATCTCAACCTCCTGGGCACCCGCGAACCGCACATCTACGGACACACAACCCTCCCAGACGTCGAGAACACCTGCCGCGAAGTGGCAGCCTCGCACAACGCCACCCTCGAGTCCTTCCAATCCAACCACGAAGGCGCCCTAGTCGACCGTATCCAAGCCGCGCGCGGCAAAGTcgacggcatcatcatcaacccGGGCGCATACACGCACACCTCCGTGGCGATCCGCGACGCGCTCTTGGGCGTCGGGATTCCCTTTATCGAGCTGCATGTTAGCAATGTCCATGCGCGGGAACCGTGGCGCCATCATTCGTACTTTAGTGACAAGGCTGCCGGCATTATTGTTGGGTTGGGTGTGTATGGGTACAAGGTAGCGGTGGAACATGTGGCGTTGAATTTCgaggagaggggggagaaGGCTTCTTTATAG
- a CDS encoding uncharacterized protein (ID:PFLUO_005234-T1.cds;~source:funannotate), whose amino-acid sequence MSSESRQATGASGKSKRRYTDVDEDSRQNLPDENAAHPKRQRVSRACDSCRSKKDKCDGAQPVCSTCATLCRPCTYKANPKKRGLPTGYIRSLELLWGLAFQNIQGSEDVMCALMRSINMPSHLATMGKEAESSDTLLASFKNSSVLRDIERVLVVLELPEEEKQRSLQAWGEGDTPVDVDSILASSEAQEWRMPEGLDIRETPLPAGVSPSRPSAIRHTTSRPSRNCGTQTPSNNGLSGEPYSAFAIAHTPGQSPTNPSLQLPYNAWPLLDIYFSYTQCWFPILEKHDILRTAFQYTEGDVYISRSVPGSGDHAALWAVLTLASLQDMSITATRPLDDRPSVDTSRLYSTSRDLIPPEDGPHEVGHVQALLILSLIKFGQQEWTAAWMLVGQAVRIAHALGFDRPSFSAEQDKQSGRAKHVFLGCFVLETLIAEQTSQCPSLRKADLARVGSINEDGLEEWHPWEDQTGLRPTQTARASLQRGPLHALSTFNRLVSLVSILNELCCYRQDPTVSRSQLESLDLQLQRWISSLPKSYRVDLQSRPVRLASPHIVGLEMIYESIVTTLSLQIASREYNQTLPEMPHRMRAMQSSSRLLQLLNVYMETYSISATTPTFGMILSYGLPHASSRDSPWNLDLGLQNKLQTSSSHLSLLWSPPDRHAAGQGSHLINPSPTASQHLPPASGGIASRSNANSSVDPFRSSPWLRATQPSLLSTSTSSLATVGGALDITPQPSHLDSTLGSGLRQSVSGLSKSQPAPDILPELSPSFHATGQYPPTYQDPSLGLGSFVDMDGYGPSQRQRIAPDLDALFDELASLDGAEKADNQPEFMQNLGFVADSGIPELYSFSGQIEPFLLAQTQQLPSNGPSPALQRESQPLNIPPAPKR is encoded by the exons ATGAGCTCCGAGTCTCGCCAAGCCACCGGGGCTAGCGGGAAATCTAAGCGGCGATACACCGACGTTGACGAGGACAGTCGGCAGAACCTCCCAGACGAGAATGCGGCCCATCCCAAACGACAGCGCGTGTCGCGTGCATGCGACAGTTGTCGCTCGAAGAAGGATAAATGCGATGGCGCCCAACCGGTGTGTTCGACCTGCGCAACGCTCTGCCGACCCTGCACTTACAAGGCAAACCCGAAGAAACGCGGTCTGCCAACGGGGTATATTCGCTCGCTCGAGCTACTGTGGGGACTGGCCTTCCAGAACATTCAGGGTAGTGAAGATGTGATGTGCGCGTTGATGAGATCAATCAATATGCCCAGCCACTTGGCTACAATGGGAAAAGAGGCGGAGAGTTCGGACACATTGTTGGCGTCATTTAAGAACAGCAGCGTCTTGAGAGACATTGAGCGcgtgctggtggtgttggagcttcccgaggaggaaaagcAGCGATCTCTTCAAGCTTGGGGAGAAGGCGACACGCCGGTCGATGTTGATTCCATTCTCGCCTCCTCCGAGGCCCAGGAATGGCGGATGCCAGAGGGGTTGGATATCCGAGAAACACCATTGCCCGCGGGCGTTTCGCCATCTCGCCCTTCTGCCATTAGACATACCACCTCTCGCCCCAGCCGTAACTGCGGTACTCAGACACCTTCGAATAATGGCCTGAGCGGCGAGCCCTACTCTGCCTTTGCCATTGCCCACACTCCTGGCCAATCTCCAACGAACCCCTCTCTCCAGCTCCCTTACAATGCCTGGCCCCTTCTCGACATCTACTTTTCATACACCCAATGTTGGTTTCCTATTCTGGAGAAACATGACATCCTTCGAACGGCATTCCAATATACAGAGGGTGATGTATATATTTCCCGCTCTGTTCCCGGGTCTGGAGATCATGCGGCCTTGTGGGCCGTGCTGACGCTGGCCTCGCTCCAAGATATGTCTATCACTGCCACCCGACCGCTGGACGATCGACCTTCTGTAGATACGTCTCGACTGTACAGCACATCTAGAGACCTGATCCCACCCGAGGATGGGCCTCATGAAGTCGGCCATGTTCAAGCTCTGCTGATTTTGTCCCTCATCAAGTTTGGGCAGCAGGAGTGGACTGCCGCGTGGATGCTTGTGGGACAGGCTGTACGAATCGCACACGCCCTCGGTTTTGATCGGCCATCTTTCTCGGCCGAGCAAGACAAGCAATCAGGACGAGCGAAACATGTGTTTTTGGGATGCTTTGTTCTTGAGACCTTGATTGCGGAACAGACCTCACAGTGCCCGTCTTTGCGGAAAGCCGACCTAGCAAGGGTCGGGTCAATCAACGAAGATGGACTGGAAGAATGGCATCCATGGGAAGATCAAACCGGGCTCCGCCCTACTCAGACCGCGCGTGCTTCTCTGCAGCGCGGACCACTTCACGCCTTGAGCACTTTCAACCGTCTGGTGTCTCTCGTGTCCATTTTAAACGAGTTGTGTTGTTACAGACAAGACCCAACAGTGTCGCGGTCTCAACTAGAGTCACTCGATCTCCAATTGCAACGCTGGATCTCGTCGCTCCCGAAAAGCTACCGGGTGGACCTACAAAGCCGTCCTGTCAGGTTGGCATCGCCACACATCGTCGGACTTGAGATGATCTACGAGAGCATCGTCACAACATTGAGCCTGCAGATCGCCTCGCGTGAATACAATCAAACCCTACCAGAGATGCCTCATAGGATGCGGGCTATGCAGAGTTCGAGTCGGTTATTGCAATTGCTTAACGTCTACATGGAAACCTACAGCATATCAGCCACTACCCCAACCTTCGGTATGATTCTCAGTTACGGGCTCCCCCATGCGTCTTCTAGAGATTCTCCATGGAACCTAGATTTGGGTCTTCAGAACAAACTTCaaacttcttcctcccacctctctctACTTTGGTCTCCGCCAGACAGACATGCTGCAGGCCAAGGCTCTCATTTAATAAACCCATCTCCAACGGCTTCTCAACACTTGCCTCCTGCAAGCGGGGGAATTGCTTCGCGAAGCAACGCCAATTCTTCCGTTGACCCATTCCGCTCGTCGCCCTGGCTTCGAGCTACACAGCCCTCACTCCTATCCACCTCCActtcgtccttggccactGTCGGCGGCGCCCTCGATATTACACCGCAGCCCAGTCACTTGGACAGTACATTGGGCAGCGGGCTCCGGCAATCCGTCTCTGGTCTCTCCAAATCCCAACCTGCACCCGACATACTCCCCGAACTCTCCCCTTCTTTCCATGCCACCGGACAGTATCCACCCACATATCAAGATCCTTCCCTCGGTCTCGGCTCATTTGTTGACATGGACGGCTATGGACCTTCGCAACGACAGCGGATCGCCCCAGACCTCGACGCGCTATTTGACGAGCTGGCATCCTTGGATGGTGCTGAAAA GGCCGACAATCAGCCGGAGTTCATGCAAAACCTCGGATTTGTCGCCGATTCTGGGATTCCAGAACTGTACTCGTTCTCGGGCCAAATCGAGCCATTTCTCCTAGCGCAGACTCAGCAGCTACCTAGCAACGGGCCGTCACCTGCTCTGCAACGAGAATCGCAGCCGTTGAACATTCCCCCGGCACCGAAACGATGA